The following proteins are encoded in a genomic region of Candidatus Diapherotrites archaeon:
- a CDS encoding site-specific DNA-methyltransferase produces MGKNAPNAFVNQYLTGDCGQMLKEVPDNSVNLIVTSPPYADSRKNTYGGIAPDEYVEWFLPKSKEFLRVLKPTGTFILNIKERVENGERHTYVLDLIKELKTQGWLWTEEFIWHKKNTHPGKWPNRFRDAWERCLQFNKSKKFRMYQEEVMVPVGEWSKTRLANLSASDLRRATSKVGSGFGKKIANWVGKSKVYPSNVLHMPTECGNKNHSAVFPVDLPTWFIRLFTKENDLVLDPFAGSGTTGVACLRLNRNYLMIDILSEYKKVAEKRLFDEKNPIGRSGRFCERTHSRISHRTPTEFGKNKPQRTLEAEESLLI; encoded by the coding sequence ATGGGTAAAAACGCGCCCAATGCATTCGTAAACCAGTATCTCACTGGCGACTGTGGGCAAATGCTAAAAGAAGTTCCCGATAACTCAGTGAATCTCATTGTGACCTCCCCCCCATATGCCGACAGCAGGAAAAACACGTATGGGGGCATCGCACCGGATGAATATGTGGAATGGTTTTTGCCTAAATCAAAAGAATTTTTGCGGGTTTTGAAGCCCACAGGCACATTTATTCTTAATATCAAAGAAAGGGTTGAAAACGGGGAACGCCATACTTACGTCTTGGATTTGATAAAAGAGTTAAAGACTCAGGGTTGGCTATGGACTGAAGAGTTCATTTGGCACAAGAAGAATACCCACCCTGGCAAGTGGCCGAACAGGTTTAGGGATGCTTGGGAACGGTGCCTGCAGTTCAACAAATCAAAAAAGTTCAGAATGTATCAGGAAGAGGTCATGGTGCCTGTTGGGGAATGGTCCAAAACGCGTCTCGCGAATTTAAGCGCCAGTGATTTGAGACGCGCCACCTCAAAGGTTGGCAGCGGATTTGGCAAGAAGATAGCAAACTGGGTCGGTAAATCCAAAGTTTATCCTTCAAATGTTCTGCACATGCCGACGGAATGCGGCAACAAGAACCATAGTGCTGTGTTTCCGGTTGACCTCCCGACGTGGTTTATCCGCCTATTTACAAAAGAAAATGATTTGGTTTTGGACCCTTTTGCAGGTTCTGGGACTACGGGAGTAGCATGCCTTAGGCTCAACAGAAATTACCTTATGATTGACATATTGTCAGAATATAAAAAGGTAGCAGAAAAGAGGTTATTTGATGAAAAAAATCCAATTGGACGAAGTGGAAGATTTTGTGAAAGAACACATAGCAGAATTTCACACCGCACGCCTACAGAGTTTGGAAAAAACAAGCCTCAAAGAACTCTTGAAGCGGAAGAATCCTTACTTATATAG
- a CDS encoding Lrp/AsnC family transcriptional regulator: MVLRRVELDRIDRIILEALLSDGRASFSAIARQAKLTDVAIKKRVEMLKKRGIVSSITANLNFKALGFENPIYVQMRSEISKNRDVIKKLLAMDSIVELYQVLGEYNLLAKIVVSDLESAESLINKVGLVDGIIDVKTLVVMSEISKTAILPSQSLQKKL, encoded by the coding sequence TTGGTTTTGAGGCGCGTCGAGCTTGACAGGATAGACCGCATCATTTTGGAAGCGCTGCTTTCGGATGGCAGGGCGTCGTTTTCCGCGATTGCCCGCCAGGCGAAGCTGACGGACGTCGCGATCAAGAAGCGCGTTGAAATGCTCAAAAAGCGCGGAATCGTCTCATCGATAACGGCCAACCTCAACTTCAAGGCGCTGGGCTTCGAAAACCCGATTTACGTGCAGATGCGCTCCGAAATCTCCAAGAACCGCGACGTGATAAAAAAACTGCTGGCAATGGATTCCATTGTCGAGCTTTACCAGGTCCTGGGCGAATACAACCTTCTCGCAAAAATAGTCGTTTCCGACCTTGAAAGCGCGGAATCGCTCATAAACAAGGTCGGCCTGGTCGACGGCATAATCGACGTGAAAACCCTTGTCGTAATGTCGGAAATTTCCAAGACCGCAATCCTGCCGAGCCAGAGCCTGCAGAAAAAATTGTAG